From one Lycium ferocissimum isolate CSIRO_LF1 chromosome 7, AGI_CSIRO_Lferr_CH_V1, whole genome shotgun sequence genomic stretch:
- the LOC132061812 gene encoding enoyl-[acyl-carrier-protein] reductase, mitochondrial-like isoform X1 — protein MATAKIVSLKALVHGVSHRAPLRRCRNLTSAVRCYSAATSPPSKAVVYDQHGSPDVVTRVTELPPVEIKDNDVCVRMLAAPINPSDINRIEGVYPVRPPMPAVGGYEGVGEVHAIGSAVKGLSAGDWVIPSPPSSGTWQTYVVKEQTVWHKIDKRTPMEYAATVTVNPLSALRMLEDFVALKSGDTIVQNGATSIVGQCVIQLARLHGIHSINIIRDRAGSDEAKANLQQLGADEVFTESQLEVKNVRGLLGNIPEPVLGFNCVGGNAASLILKFLKQGGTMVTYGGMSKKPITVSTSAFIFKELTLKGFWLQRWMSSDKAEECRSMIDYLLGLCRDGKLKYEFEVAPFDDFHTALEKAMGKKGRQPKQVLKF, from the exons ATGGCAACTGCGAAAATTGTATCTCTCAAAGCGCTCGTACATGGAGTTTCACATCGGGCCCCACTTCGCCGTTGTCGTAATCTAACCTCAGCCGTACGATGTTATTCCGCCGCCACATCGCCGCCGTCTAAGGCGGTTGTGTACGATCAACATGGCTCTCCTGATGTTGTGACTAG AGTGACGGAGCTTCCGCCGGTGGAAATTAAAGACAATGATGTGTGCGTTAGAATGCTTGCAGCTCCGATCAATCCTTCTGATATTAATAGAATTGAAG GAGTTTATCCTGTACGACCACCGATGCCTGCAGTTGGGGGATATGAAGGGGTTGGAGAAGTGCATGCCATTGGCTCTGCAGTTAAGGGTCTTTCTGCTGGAGATTGGGTTATCCCTTCCCCACCTTCTTCAG GAACATGGCAGACCTACGTAGTAAAAGAGCAAACTGTGTGGCACAAAATTGATAAAAGAACCCCGATGGAGTATGCTGCGACTGTTACTGTCAATCCTCTGAGTGCCTTGAGAATGCTCGAGGACTTTGTTGCATTAAAATCAG GGGACACTATTGTTCAGAATGGTGCTACCAGCATAGTGGGGCAATGTGTTATTCAACTAGCTCGACTTCATGGGATTCATAGCATCAATATCATTAGAGACAG GGCAGGATCAGATGAAGCAAAAGCAAATCTCCAGCAATTAGGTGCTGATGAAGTGTTTACTGAAAGCCAACTGGAAGTGAAGAATGTGAGAGGTCTCCTG GGCAATATACCTGAACCTGTTCTGGGCTTTAACTGTGTTGGTGGCAATGCTGCTTCACTGATCTTAAAATTCCTGAA GCAGGGTGGCACTATGGTGACATATGGGGGGATGTCAAAGAAACCAATAACTGTATCTACTTCCGCTTTTATATTCAAG GAGCTTACCTTGAAAGGGTTCTGGTTACAGAGGTGGATGAGTTCAGACAAAGCTGAAGAGTGCCGATCTATGATAGACTACCTTTTGGGCCTATGTCGGGATGGGAAATTGAAATACGA GTTTGAAGTGGCACCTTTTGATGATTTTCATACAGCTCTTGAAAAGGCTATGGGAAAGAAAGGAAGGCAGCCCAAACAAGTTCTTAAGTTCTAA
- the LOC132061812 gene encoding enoyl-[acyl-carrier-protein] reductase, mitochondrial-like isoform X4, giving the protein MLAAPINPSDINRIEGVYPVRPPMPAVGGYEGVGEVHAIGSAVKGLSAGDWVIPSPPSSGTWQTYVVKEQTVWHKIDKRTPMEYAATVTVNPLSALRMLEDFVALKSGDTIVQNGATSIVGQCVIQLARLHGIHSINIIRDRAGSDEAKANLQQLGADEVFTESQLEVKNVRGLLGNIPEPVLGFNCVGGNAASLILKFLKQGGTMVTYGGMSKKPITVSTSAFIFKELTLKGFWLQRWMSSDKAEECRSMIDYLLGLCRDGKLKYEFEVAPFDDFHTALEKAMGKKGRQPKQVLKF; this is encoded by the exons ATGCTTGCAGCTCCGATCAATCCTTCTGATATTAATAGAATTGAAG GAGTTTATCCTGTACGACCACCGATGCCTGCAGTTGGGGGATATGAAGGGGTTGGAGAAGTGCATGCCATTGGCTCTGCAGTTAAGGGTCTTTCTGCTGGAGATTGGGTTATCCCTTCCCCACCTTCTTCAG GAACATGGCAGACCTACGTAGTAAAAGAGCAAACTGTGTGGCACAAAATTGATAAAAGAACCCCGATGGAGTATGCTGCGACTGTTACTGTCAATCCTCTGAGTGCCTTGAGAATGCTCGAGGACTTTGTTGCATTAAAATCAG GGGACACTATTGTTCAGAATGGTGCTACCAGCATAGTGGGGCAATGTGTTATTCAACTAGCTCGACTTCATGGGATTCATAGCATCAATATCATTAGAGACAG GGCAGGATCAGATGAAGCAAAAGCAAATCTCCAGCAATTAGGTGCTGATGAAGTGTTTACTGAAAGCCAACTGGAAGTGAAGAATGTGAGAGGTCTCCTG GGCAATATACCTGAACCTGTTCTGGGCTTTAACTGTGTTGGTGGCAATGCTGCTTCACTGATCTTAAAATTCCTGAA GCAGGGTGGCACTATGGTGACATATGGGGGGATGTCAAAGAAACCAATAACTGTATCTACTTCCGCTTTTATATTCAAG GAGCTTACCTTGAAAGGGTTCTGGTTACAGAGGTGGATGAGTTCAGACAAAGCTGAAGAGTGCCGATCTATGATAGACTACCTTTTGGGCCTATGTCGGGATGGGAAATTGAAATACGA GTTTGAAGTGGCACCTTTTGATGATTTTCATACAGCTCTTGAAAAGGCTATGGGAAAGAAAGGAAGGCAGCCCAAACAAGTTCTTAAGTTCTAA
- the LOC132061812 gene encoding enoyl-[acyl-carrier-protein] reductase, mitochondrial-like isoform X3 has protein sequence MATAKIVSLKALVHGVSHRAPLRRCRNLTSAVRCYSAATSPPSKAVVYDQHGSPDVVTRVTELPPVEIKDNDVCVRMLAAPINPSDINRIEGVYPVRPPMPAVGGYEGVGEVHAIGSAVKGLSAGDWVIPSPPSSGTWQTYVVKEQTVWHKIDKRTPMEYAATVTVNPLSALRMLEDFVALKSGDTIVQNGATSIVGQCVIQLARLHGIHSINIIRDRAGSDEAKANLQQLGADEVFTESQLEVKNVRGLLGNIPEPVLGFNCVGGNAASLILKFLKQGGTMVTYGGMSKKPITVSTSAFIFKV, from the exons ATGGCAACTGCGAAAATTGTATCTCTCAAAGCGCTCGTACATGGAGTTTCACATCGGGCCCCACTTCGCCGTTGTCGTAATCTAACCTCAGCCGTACGATGTTATTCCGCCGCCACATCGCCGCCGTCTAAGGCGGTTGTGTACGATCAACATGGCTCTCCTGATGTTGTGACTAG AGTGACGGAGCTTCCGCCGGTGGAAATTAAAGACAATGATGTGTGCGTTAGAATGCTTGCAGCTCCGATCAATCCTTCTGATATTAATAGAATTGAAG GAGTTTATCCTGTACGACCACCGATGCCTGCAGTTGGGGGATATGAAGGGGTTGGAGAAGTGCATGCCATTGGCTCTGCAGTTAAGGGTCTTTCTGCTGGAGATTGGGTTATCCCTTCCCCACCTTCTTCAG GAACATGGCAGACCTACGTAGTAAAAGAGCAAACTGTGTGGCACAAAATTGATAAAAGAACCCCGATGGAGTATGCTGCGACTGTTACTGTCAATCCTCTGAGTGCCTTGAGAATGCTCGAGGACTTTGTTGCATTAAAATCAG GGGACACTATTGTTCAGAATGGTGCTACCAGCATAGTGGGGCAATGTGTTATTCAACTAGCTCGACTTCATGGGATTCATAGCATCAATATCATTAGAGACAG GGCAGGATCAGATGAAGCAAAAGCAAATCTCCAGCAATTAGGTGCTGATGAAGTGTTTACTGAAAGCCAACTGGAAGTGAAGAATGTGAGAGGTCTCCTG GGCAATATACCTGAACCTGTTCTGGGCTTTAACTGTGTTGGTGGCAATGCTGCTTCACTGATCTTAAAATTCCTGAA GCAGGGTGGCACTATGGTGACATATGGGGGGATGTCAAAGAAACCAATAACTGTATCTACTTCCGCTTTTATATTCAAG GTTTGA
- the LOC132061812 gene encoding enoyl-[acyl-carrier-protein] reductase, mitochondrial-like isoform X2, protein MATAKIVSLKALVHGVSHRAPLRRCRNLTSAVRCYSAATSPPSKAVVYDQHGSPDVVTRVTELPPVEIKDNDVCVRMLAAPINPSDINRIEGVYPVRPPMPAVGGYEGVGEVHAIGSAVKGLSAGDWVIPSPPSSGTWQTYVVKEQTVWHKIDKRTPMEYAATVTVNPLSALRMLEDFVALKSGDTIVQNGATSIVGQCVIQLARLHGIHSINIIRDRAGSDEAKANLQQLGADEVFTESQLEVKNVRGLLGNIPEPVLGFNCVGGNAASLILKFLKQGGTMVTYGGMSKKPITVSTSAFIFKELTLKGFWLQRWMSSDKAEECRSMIDYLLGLCRDGKLKYEYDLSFYHLM, encoded by the exons ATGGCAACTGCGAAAATTGTATCTCTCAAAGCGCTCGTACATGGAGTTTCACATCGGGCCCCACTTCGCCGTTGTCGTAATCTAACCTCAGCCGTACGATGTTATTCCGCCGCCACATCGCCGCCGTCTAAGGCGGTTGTGTACGATCAACATGGCTCTCCTGATGTTGTGACTAG AGTGACGGAGCTTCCGCCGGTGGAAATTAAAGACAATGATGTGTGCGTTAGAATGCTTGCAGCTCCGATCAATCCTTCTGATATTAATAGAATTGAAG GAGTTTATCCTGTACGACCACCGATGCCTGCAGTTGGGGGATATGAAGGGGTTGGAGAAGTGCATGCCATTGGCTCTGCAGTTAAGGGTCTTTCTGCTGGAGATTGGGTTATCCCTTCCCCACCTTCTTCAG GAACATGGCAGACCTACGTAGTAAAAGAGCAAACTGTGTGGCACAAAATTGATAAAAGAACCCCGATGGAGTATGCTGCGACTGTTACTGTCAATCCTCTGAGTGCCTTGAGAATGCTCGAGGACTTTGTTGCATTAAAATCAG GGGACACTATTGTTCAGAATGGTGCTACCAGCATAGTGGGGCAATGTGTTATTCAACTAGCTCGACTTCATGGGATTCATAGCATCAATATCATTAGAGACAG GGCAGGATCAGATGAAGCAAAAGCAAATCTCCAGCAATTAGGTGCTGATGAAGTGTTTACTGAAAGCCAACTGGAAGTGAAGAATGTGAGAGGTCTCCTG GGCAATATACCTGAACCTGTTCTGGGCTTTAACTGTGTTGGTGGCAATGCTGCTTCACTGATCTTAAAATTCCTGAA GCAGGGTGGCACTATGGTGACATATGGGGGGATGTCAAAGAAACCAATAACTGTATCTACTTCCGCTTTTATATTCAAG GAGCTTACCTTGAAAGGGTTCTGGTTACAGAGGTGGATGAGTTCAGACAAAGCTGAAGAGTGCCGATCTATGATAGACTACCTTTTGGGCCTATGTCGGGATGGGAAATTGAAATACGAGTATGACCTCTCTTTCTATCACTTGATGTGA